One part of the Meleagris gallopavo isolate NT-WF06-2002-E0010 breed Aviagen turkey brand Nicholas breeding stock chromosome 20, Turkey_5.1, whole genome shotgun sequence genome encodes these proteins:
- the PYCR1 gene encoding pyrroline-5-carboxylate reductase 1, mitochondrial codes for MGVNFTVSNKDTVKSSDVLFLAVKPPIIPFILDEVGPDIEERHIVVSCAAGVTISSIEKKLSAFCPAPKVIRCMTNTPVIVREGATVYATGTHADVEDGKLLEQLMASVGFCTEVEEDLIDAVTGLSGSGPAYAFTALDALADGGVKMGLPRRLAVRLGAQALLGAAKMLLESEQHPGQLKDNVCSPGGATIHALHFLESGGFRSLLINAVEASCIRTRQLQHLADKEKISPAAIKKTLLDKVKLESPSLSVASASKVSLFNSKNPRSKKD; via the exons ATGGGCGTGAACTTCACTGTGAGCAACAAGGACACGGTAAAGAGCAGCGACGTCCTCTTTCTGGCCGTGAAGCCCCCCATCATCCCCTTCATCCTGGACGAGGTGGGGCCCGACATCGAGGAGCGTCACATCGTGGTCTCCTGCGCTGCCGGCGTCACCATCAGCTCCATCGAGAAG AAACTCTCTGCCTTCTGCCCCGCACCAAAAGTGATCAGGTGCATGACCAACACCCCTGTGATTGTCCGAGAAGGTGCCACAGTCTATGCTACTGGGACTCATGCAGATGTGGAGGATGGGAAGCTCTTGGAACAACTTATGGCCAGCGTAGGCTTCTGCACGGAGGTGGAAGAGGACCTGATAGATGCTGTAACAGGGCTCAGTGGCAGTGGCCCTGCGTAT GCATTCACTGCCCTGGATGCTCTGGCTGATGGAGGTGTGAAAATGGGGCTTCCCCGTAGGCTGGCTGTTCGGCTCGGAGCCCAGGCTTTGCTG GGTGCTGCCAAAATGCTGTTGGAATCAGAGCAGCACCCAGGTCAGCTGAAGGACAATGTCTGCTCCCCTGGGGGAGCCACCATTCACGCCCTGCACTTCCTGGAGAGCGGAGGCTTTCGCTCACTTCTCATCAATGCTGTGGAGGCTTCCTGTATCCGGACAAG GCAGCTGCAGCATTTGGCAGACAAGGAGAAGATCTCCCCAGCAGCCATAAAGAAGACTTTGTTGGATAAGGTGAAgctggagtctccttctctctctgtgGCATCTGCCAGCAAAGTCAGTCTGTTCAACAGCAAGAACCCCCGCAGCAAGAAGGACTGA